A region of Spiroplasma endosymbiont of Crioceris asparagi DNA encodes the following proteins:
- the pfkA gene encoding 6-phosphofructokinase yields MIKNIAVLTSGGDAPGMNAAIAAVVKTALSNGIKPFVVKDGYRGLVNNDLEEVDLKFAQNILSKGGTVIGSARLPEFKEEKVREKAIANLKKRKIEALVVIGGDGSYQGAEKLTKMGINCIGIPGTIDNDIVSSDLTIGFDTALNTVVRSIDQIRDTIESHNRCMVVEIMGNGCGDLTLYGATATGAEIFSTKESFLSEDEIVAETKRLKSINHRSVVVAVAEQLFDSHALAKRIQAESGYETRATILGHIQRGGTPTAMERYWATHFGIFAVNELLKGNGGLYIGLSENKIVARDIESTLNAARKNKSEEYNAIRKINRGN; encoded by the coding sequence ATGATTAAAAATATTGCAGTTCTGACAAGTGGAGGAGATGCTCCAGGAATGAATGCAGCAATTGCTGCAGTCGTTAAAACAGCACTTTCCAATGGAATAAAACCATTTGTTGTTAAAGATGGATATAGAGGTTTAGTTAATAATGATTTAGAAGAAGTTGACTTAAAGTTTGCACAAAACATTTTAAGTAAAGGTGGAACAGTTATTGGTTCTGCAAGACTTCCAGAATTTAAAGAAGAAAAAGTTAGAGAAAAAGCAATTGCTAATTTAAAAAAACGTAAAATCGAAGCATTAGTTGTTATTGGTGGAGATGGAAGTTATCAAGGGGCTGAAAAACTTACAAAAATGGGAATTAATTGTATTGGTATTCCGGGAACTATTGATAATGATATTGTTTCATCAGATTTAACAATTGGCTTTGATACAGCACTAAACACTGTGGTTAGATCAATTGATCAAATTAGAGATACTATTGAATCACACAATAGATGTATGGTTGTGGAAATAATGGGTAATGGTTGTGGAGACTTAACTCTTTATGGAGCAACAGCAACTGGAGCTGAAATATTTTCGACTAAAGAATCATTTTTATCAGAAGATGAAATTGTTGCTGAAACAAAACGACTAAAAAGTATTAATCACCGAAGTGTGGTTGTGGCTGTTGCAGAACAACTATTTGATTCACATGCTTTAGCAAAAAGAATTCAAGCAGAGTCTGGATATGAAACAAGAGCAACAATTCTTGGTCATATTCAACGTGGTGGAACGCCTACAGCAATGGAAAGATATTGAGCAACACACTTTGGAATCTTCGCAGTTAATGAACTTTTAAAAGGTAATGGTGGTCTTTACATTGGATTATCAGAAAATAAAATTGTTGCACGTGACATTGAATCAACATTAAACGCTGCAAGGAAAAATAAATCAGAAGAATATAACGCAATCAGAAAAATTAATAGGGGAAACTAA
- the hpt gene encoding hypoxanthine phosphoribosyltransferase, with amino-acid sequence MEKHELIKEVLYSKEDLENRIVELAEELNEYYLDIIKKDPDAIIVVVGILKGSVPFMAELIKHFKFDFIADFMLVSSYMGKTKSTTIPKLILDLNTQLVGKYALIVEDILESGTTIQFVKTHMQQGEPKEVKTAVLMRRVQNEPRYKNIDAEFVGFEVAEDQFLVGYGFDIEERLRNLPYIGSLDKAKWKKWKWNK; translated from the coding sequence ATGGAAAAACACGAATTAATTAAAGAAGTTCTTTATTCAAAAGAAGATCTTGAAAATCGAATTGTTGAATTAGCAGAAGAACTTAATGAATACTATTTAGATATTATTAAAAAAGATCCAGATGCCATAATTGTAGTGGTAGGTATTTTAAAAGGTTCAGTTCCATTTATGGCTGAATTAATTAAGCATTTTAAATTTGATTTTATTGCGGACTTTATGTTGGTTTCTTCTTACATGGGAAAAACAAAATCAACAACTATTCCTAAATTAATATTAGATTTAAATACTCAACTTGTTGGTAAATATGCATTGATAGTGGAAGATATTTTAGAATCAGGGACAACTATTCAGTTTGTTAAAACCCACATGCAACAAGGGGAACCCAAAGAAGTTAAAACAGCAGTTCTAATGAGAAGAGTTCAAAATGAACCACGTTATAAAAATATTGACGCTGAATTTGTTGGATTTGAAGTTGCTGAAGATCAATTTTTAGTGGGATATGGTTTTGATATTGAAGAACGTTTAAGAAACTTACCATACATTGGTTCTTTAGATAAAGCTAAGTGAAAAAAATGGAAATGAAATAAATAA
- the ruvX gene encoding Holliday junction resolvase RuvX has translation MNKVRYVGLDLGSKTVGIATSQGIIVSPYKTINFNENDFEDCINKLTPELKDLTPEKIIVGYPKNMDGTLGHRVEMVEHIIYLLTEKKICNLEDIIKIDERLTTRMAKSIMISANISRQKQKQKKDTLAAQLILETYLANKG, from the coding sequence ATGAATAAAGTTAGATATGTTGGATTAGATTTAGGTTCTAAAACGGTGGGAATTGCTACATCGCAAGGAATAATTGTGTCTCCATACAAAACTATTAATTTTAACGAAAATGATTTTGAAGATTGTATTAACAAATTAACACCAGAATTAAAAGACTTAACACCAGAAAAAATAATTGTTGGATATCCAAAAAACATGGATGGGACATTAGGACATCGAGTAGAAATGGTTGAACACATTATTTATTTATTGACGGAAAAAAAGATTTGTAACTTAGAAGACATTATTAAAATTGATGAACGTTTAACAACTAGAATGGCAAAATCAATTATGATAAGTGCAAATATTTCAAGACAAAAACAAAAACAAAAAAAAGATACACTAGCTGCACAATTAATCTTAGAGACTTACTTGGCAAATAAAGGATAA
- a CDS encoding M13 family metallopeptidase, with the protein MKNKPLLQDDFYEALNWEWLKETKIPTGYSSWGAFEELHKQSVDNVGLIIDELITNKHKYLSGSDELKIVNLYNNFIDFKSRNKVGLKPIEPILNHIKEFKDIKDLTNLLIYLSENFESGLFSISVEQDLKDSQTNILYIGSVSLGMGTRDYYTKDDDHTKQVQNAYKNYLKALLLLNDKTISNPEVIVDRIYEFETKLALATLTPVEKRDPLKLYNIFTIDDFKKHTPIIEWARFFKARELDCARKFVVEEPDFMTALNKTIQEVDIETFKYYLITRIIGSNSNSLTEELWKIGFEYSKSFSGVKEPKPLRERAIAKVEAYLGELIGKEYVKKHFSKEAKDDVIKMIKQMFEVYKKRIANLEWMGETTKKAAIKKLETFNLKIGFPNKWEDFSDVEIKTFAENSNLYENALSVAKHERKIALKELQTGKVDPDKWYMNPQEVNAYYNPTENVIVFPAAILQEPFYDIKNSKGKNHGGIGVVIGHEIVHGFDDEGSKFDENGNLNNWWTAQDRELFDKLTKRLADRYSEFSIEGVNLNGELTLGENIADLGGVVANLEIIKKHYPDEIKEFFEAYGRIWKTKCTPEYAKYLVNIDPHSPGKYRVNGILENIDEFFEVYNIQENHKMYKSPQNRIKIW; encoded by the coding sequence ATGAAAAATAAACCATTATTACAAGATGATTTTTATGAAGCTTTAAATTGAGAATGATTAAAAGAAACAAAAATTCCTACGGGTTATTCTTCATGAGGTGCTTTCGAAGAGTTGCACAAACAATCAGTTGACAATGTTGGGTTAATAATTGATGAGTTAATTACCAATAAACATAAATATCTTAGTGGGAGTGATGAATTAAAAATTGTTAATTTATATAACAATTTTATTGATTTTAAAAGCAGAAATAAAGTTGGGTTAAAACCAATTGAACCAATTTTAAACCACATTAAAGAGTTTAAAGATATTAAAGATTTAACAAATTTATTAATTTATTTATCAGAAAATTTTGAGTCAGGATTGTTTTCAATAAGTGTTGAACAAGATTTAAAAGATTCACAAACTAATATTTTATATATTGGTTCAGTGTCACTGGGGATGGGAACGCGCGATTACTATACAAAAGATGATGATCATACAAAACAAGTCCAAAATGCCTACAAAAACTACTTAAAAGCACTTTTATTACTAAATGATAAAACAATTTCTAACCCGGAAGTGATTGTTGATAGAATTTATGAGTTTGAAACTAAATTAGCATTAGCAACTTTAACTCCAGTAGAGAAACGTGATCCATTAAAACTTTACAATATTTTTACTATTGATGATTTTAAAAAACACACACCAATTATTGAATGAGCTCGTTTTTTTAAAGCAAGAGAATTAGATTGTGCGAGAAAATTTGTAGTTGAAGAACCCGACTTTATGACTGCTTTAAATAAAACAATTCAAGAAGTAGATATTGAAACATTTAAATATTATTTAATAACAAGAATTATTGGATCAAATTCTAATTCTTTAACTGAAGAGTTGTGAAAAATTGGATTTGAATATTCTAAATCATTTAGTGGTGTTAAAGAACCCAAACCATTAAGAGAACGCGCCATTGCAAAAGTTGAAGCATATCTTGGTGAATTAATTGGTAAAGAATATGTGAAGAAGCATTTTTCTAAAGAAGCCAAAGATGATGTTATTAAAATGATAAAACAAATGTTTGAAGTTTATAAAAAAAGAATTGCTAACCTAGAATGAATGGGTGAGACTACTAAAAAAGCGGCAATTAAAAAATTAGAGACTTTTAATTTAAAAATTGGGTTTCCTAATAAATGAGAAGATTTCTCTGATGTTGAAATTAAGACATTTGCGGAAAACTCAAACTTATATGAAAATGCACTTTCAGTTGCAAAACATGAAAGAAAAATTGCTTTAAAAGAATTGCAAACAGGAAAAGTAGATCCTGATAAATGATATATGAATCCCCAAGAAGTAAATGCATATTACAATCCAACCGAAAATGTAATTGTGTTCCCAGCAGCAATTTTACAAGAACCATTTTATGACATTAAAAATTCTAAAGGTAAAAATCATGGAGGAATTGGAGTTGTTATTGGTCATGAAATAGTTCATGGGTTTGATGATGAGGGATCAAAATTTGATGAAAATGGTAATTTAAATAATTGATGAACTGCTCAAGATCGAGAATTGTTTGATAAATTAACTAAAAGATTAGCTGATAGATATTCTGAATTTTCAATTGAGGGTGTGAATTTAAATGGCGAACTAACTCTTGGTGAAAACATTGCTGACCTTGGTGGGGTTGTGGCAAACTTAGAAATTATTAAAAAACATTATCCTGATGAAATAAAAGAGTTTTTTGAAGCATATGGAAGAATTTGAAAAACTAAATGTACTCCAGAATATGCTAAATATTTAGTAAACATTGATCCACATTCTCCTGGTAAATATCGTGTTAATGGAATACTAGAAAACATTGATGAATTTTTTGAGGTTTATAACATTCAAGAAAATCATAAAATGTACAAATCACCACAGAATAGAATTAAAATTTGATAA